The DNA window GAAATCCTGACCCACGATTTGTTCCAACACCTGAGACATATAATGGTAATGTCAATCCTATAGGGCCAAGAGGATGTTATGACGAAGCTAAGAGAGCCGGAGAAGCATTTGTGATGGCTTACAGGCTCCAGCACGGGCTGGACACAAGGATAGTGAGGATATTTAACACCTACGGTCCGAGAATGCGAAGTGAGGATATTTACGGGCGGGCAGTTCCGAGGTTCATCGAGCAGGGTTTAAAAAACGAACCCATAACAGTCTTTGGTGATGGTTCACAGACAAGGAGCTTCACCTATGTCACAGACGAGGTTGAAGGAATACTGCGCCTTGCTGCTATGGATGGAGTGGAAGGTAAAGTTGTTAATATAGGGAATGACAATGAAACCACAATTCTGGAGCTGGCCAGAATTATTAAGGAACTCACAAATTCGGATTCAGAGATTATTTTCTTGCCCCTGCCAGAGGATGACCCGGAAAGAAGGTCCCCGGATATTACCAGAGCAAAAAAAATACTACAGTGGAAACCAAAAGTTTCTCTCAAAGACGGTTTGGCAAAGACTATAAAGTGGTTTGAGACGAAATAGATATTTTAGCTACTGGCTGGCAGGATTTACGGGTTTAATTGTTCCATGCAACCTGTCCAGTGTGAATGTTGATGTTCAGAGAAAGACCATTATTGGATTCTGACGAAAATAGAAAAAGAAGTTAACATTACCTCTGCACAGAGGTGTATATATGGTGAAAAACAGAGCTTTTGTCAAGGAGGTAGGGTTTTCAATGGGTGCAGGGGAAGATATAAAGGCTTTTCAGGTTACTTTGGAGGAGTAGCTATGGATTTTTCTTTCATAATATCTGGCATGGCTGGAGATGGTATTAAATCTGCCAGTATGATAGCAGGAAAAATATTTTCGAGACTTG is part of the archaeon BMS3Bbin15 genome and encodes:
- the rfbB gene encoding dTDP-glucose 4,6-dehydratase, producing MLEEDLRVIEKELKRDDITFEGKNILITGGAGFLGSWICDYLIRDGAKVTCLDNFASGVPGNIEHLKENKNFNFVKHDISKPIYFNEKYDRIIHMASRASPFEFKKYPIQILKSNTLGIWVSLGIAKEHQARLLYTSTSEVYGNPDPRFVPTPETYNGNVNPIGPRGCYDEAKRAGEAFVMAYRLQHGLDTRIVRIFNTYGPRMRSEDIYGRAVPRFIEQGLKNEPITVFGDGSQTRSFTYVTDEVEGILRLAAMDGVEGKVVNIGNDNETTILELARIIKELTNSDSEIIFLPLPEDDPERRSPDITRAKKILQWKPKVSLKDGLAKTIKWFETK